Sequence from the Gordonia crocea genome:
GGCATGAAGGGTGGCTTGAAGAAGGCCGCCGCGCCGGCAGCCGCTGCCCCCGCTGCCGAGACGCCCGCAACCGAGGCACCTGCCGCCGAGCCGAAGGCACCGGCCGCCAAGGGCTTCGGCATGAAGGGCGGCATGAAGGGTGGCATGAAGAAGCCCGGCTCGCCGTCAGCCGCCGCACCCGCAGTCGCCACACCGGCCGCAACAGCGCCCGCCGCCGACGCAGCCCCCGCCGAACCGAAGGCGCCCGCCGCCAAGGGTTTCGGCATGAAGGGCGGCATGAAGAAGCCCGGCCAGGCAACCGCCGCACCGGCCGCCGCCGCACCCGCAGCTGCTGCACCGGAACCCGAGGCACCGACCGCCGAAGCGCCGGCAGCCGAGGAGACCCCGGCCGCCGAGCCGAAGGCACCGGCCGCCAAGGGCTTCGGAATGAAGGGTGGGATCCGCAAGCCCGGCCAGGCCAAGGCCGCACCGGCTGCCGCCCCTGCGGCCGCTCCCGAGCCTGCGGCGGCGGAGTCGGCGCCCGAGCCCGCCGTGTCGGAGGCATCGGCACAGCCTGAGGCGCCTGCGGACCCGCAGCCCGAGGCCGTCGCTCCCGCCGAGAGCACGCCGGCCCCCGCCCCCAAGGCGAAGGGCTTCGGAATGGCACCGGGCAAGAAGGGTCCCGGCGGCGGGTAGTCCCGCCACGCAGATCCACCACCCGCGCAACAAGGTCCAACGCGAGAACGCGTTGGACCTTGTTGCATCGTGGTGGACGCGCGCTCTGCGGGTTCGTGAAATCCGTTTGCACGCGGCTGTCACAATTGAGTGGTGAGTAGACCCCACGTTTCGCACCTCAACCAGAACCTCAAGCCGCTCGAGCAGTCCGACAAGCTGAAGAACGTCTGCTACGAGATCCGCGGTCCGGTGGTCGCCCACGCGGCACGGTTGGAGGCCGAGGGGCACCGGATCCTCAAGCTCAACATCGGCAATCCGGCGCTGTTCGGCTTCGAGGCCCCCGACGTGATCATGCGCGACATGATCCACGCGCTTCCCTATTCGCAGGGCTACTCCGAGTCCGTCGGCGTGCTTTCGGCGCGACGGGCGATCGTCACCCGCTACGAAGTCATCGAGGAGTTCCCCTACTTCGACGTCAACGACGTGCTGCTGGGCAACGGGGTCTCCGAGCTCATCACGATGACCATGCAGGCGCTGCTCAACGACGGCGACGAGGTGTTGATCCCCTCGCCGGACTACCCGCTGTGGACGGCCATGACGACGTTGTCCGGCGGGAAGCCGGTGTACTACCGCTGCGACGAGTCCAACGGCTGGCAGCCAGACATCGCCGACCTCGAATCGAAGATCACCGATCGAACCAAGGCGCTGCTGATCATCAATCCGAACAACCCGACCGGCGCGGTCTACTCACGCGAGGTCCTCGAGCAGATCGCCGACGTGGCTCGCCGCCACTCGCTGCTCCTGCTCGCCGACGAGATCTACGACAAGATCCTCTACGACGACGCCGAGCACACGTCGATCGCGTCGCTCGCGCCGGATCTGCTGTGCCTGACGTTCAACGGCCTGTCCAAGGCCTACCGGGTGTGCGGTTACCGGGCCGGGTGGGTGGTCATCACCGGCCCCAAGGACCATGCCCAGGGCTTTATCGAGGGGCTGCACGTGCTCTCCTCGACGCGCCTGTGTTCCAACGTCCCCGGACAGCACGCGATCCAGGTCGCGCTGGGCGGCTACCAGTCGATCGACGCGCTCTGCGCACCCGGAGGACGCCTCCACGAGCAGCGCAACGTCACCTGGGAGAAGCTGAACGAGATTCCCGGCGTCTCCTGCGTGAAGCCCCGCGGCGCCCTCTACGCGTTCCCCCGGCTGGACCCCGAGGTCCACGAGATCCACAACGACGAGCAGTTCGTCCAGGACCTACTGCTGCAGGAGAAGATCCTCGTCGTGCAGGGCAGCGGCTTCAACCTCGACGACAACAACCACTTCCGCATCGTCACGCTGCCGTGGGCCCAGGACCTGTCCGAGGCGATCGAACGGATCGGGAACTTCCTGTCCTCCTACCGGCAGTAGCCACCCCCCTGCGAACCACCCGCACGAAAAAGCAGGTGGTCGACTACGCGTTCCGCCGCGTCCGTCGCAGGGCACCGTCGGGAGGTGCGGAAAATCCGCGCACCTGCCCCCGACCCAGGAGGAATCCATGTCCACGACAACCACCCATCCCCGTATCCGCGCCGTTGCGGCGGCAGTCGCCCTCACCGGCGCGGGACTCGCCGCGACAGTAGTCGCCGCCCCGTCGAACGCTTCGGTCAACAATGTCAGCGTGTCCCCGGCAATGGGCGGCCGCTACGGCACGACCTGCAGCTACGAGGTGACCGCCGCGGTCACCACCAAGAACCGGATGGTCCGGTTCTACGAAGGCGCCACGTACCTCGGCTCCGTCACCCCGCATCAGGAGGGGGCGACCTACAAGGCCACCATCACGTGGACGCCGTCGAGCACCGGTTCCAAGGTGATCAAGGCACGTCAACTGGTCATCCCGCCGAGCTTCTACTCGACGAGGACCACGACGGTGACAGTGGGCAATGGCCTGAACCTCGGGAGCGTCTGCCTGGTGTCATGACCGCCGACACCACCGGGCCGATACCGGGCGTCTACGCCGCGGATCGGCCCGGTTCTCCCAACCGTGACAATGACCGATGGTACGCTTCTCGATGTCAACGGCGACTCGCGCCGTTTCACCTGTCACGGGGAGCGAACCATGGCGCAGTGGCGCAAGCGGATAGTCCGCAACGGCGATATCGAGCTTGCCGCCTTCGAACTCGGCGGTCCGGGTAACCCGCCCGTCGTCCTGGTCCACGGCTGGCCCGACACCCACCACCTGTGGACGCACGTCGCACAGGACCTCGCCGCCGACCACTTCGTCGTCGCCTACGACACCCGCGGCTACGGGGAGAGCTCGGCCCCCGCCGGCAACGACCCCTACCGGCTCGACGAGCTGGCGCAGGACCTGTTCGCTGTCGTCGACGCCGCCGCCGGCGACCGCAAGGCGCACCTGATCGCCCACGACTGGGGTTCACTGCAAGCCTGGGAAGCGGTCACCACTCCGGGAGCCGAGGACAAGATCGCCTCGTACACCTCGATCTCCGGCCCCAACCTGGACTACCTGTCGCAGTGGGCCCGCAAGGTGTTGAGCCGCCCCACGCCGGGCAACCTGCGCGACGGGATCTCCCAGATCCTCTCGTCGTCCTACATCGGCTTCTTCCATCTGCCGGTGGTGTCCAACCTGTTCTTCGGGGCGGTCGGCCGACCCGCGGTGTGGCGCTGGTTCCTCTCCACCGTCGAAGGCACCGACAAATCCGACGTCGTCCTCGGTGATTCCTTCACCGCCGACACGATCAGCGGCCTGCGCTACTACCGGGCCAACGTCCGCCAGAAGCTGGCCAAGCCCGACCCCCGCGACACCGCGGTACCGATCCTGGAGATCGTCAACGAGCGCGACATCGCGCTGCGGCCGGCGATCTTCTCCGACACCGCCCAGCACGCACCGCGCCTGTGGCGCCGGACCAGCCAGACCGGCCACTGGCTCCCCTTCACCAATCCGGGCTACCTCGCCGAGACCGCCCGCGAGTTCATCGCCGCCATCGAGGGCAGCGACACCGCCGCGCGCACGCTCGACCGTGCCCGCGTCGATGGCGCCGGCCCGCGTCCCCCGCTGGCCGGGAAGCTCGCGGTGATCACCGGCGGCGGCAGCGGCATCGGCCGCGAGACCGCCTACGCGCTGGCCGACCGGGGAGCCGAGATCGTGATCGCCGACCTCGACATCGACGGGGCCACCGAGACCGCCACCGAGCTGAAGGCACGCGGCGCAACCGCCCACGTCTACCCTCTCGACGTGGCCGACACCGCCGCCTTCGCCGCGTTCGCCGACACGGTCCGCACCGCCCACGGGGTCGCCGACATCGTGGTGAACAACGCGGGGATCGCCATCGGCGGCAGCGCGTTGGACGCCACCGACGAGCAGGTCGACAAGGTCGTCGACGTGAACCTGCGCGGCGTGATGACGGGCTCCCGCGAGTTCGGCCGCCAGCTCGTGCACCGCGGCACCGGCGGCCACATCGTCAACATCGCGTCGGCGGCGGCCTTCACCCCGCAGCGCAGCCTCGGCGTCTACGCCGCCACCAAGGCCGGGGTGCTCTTGTTCAGCGAATCGCTGCGGGCCGAGCTGGCCGAGCACCGCATCGGCGTCACCGCCATCTGCCCGGGCATCGTGGACACCAACATCGTTTCGCGCACGCCGCTGGCCGGCTTCGCCGACGAAGCGGCCGAGGCGGCCCAGCGGGACCGTCTGGTCAAGGCGTACCAGCGCCGCGGCTACACCCCGGATCGGGTGGCCGCCCAGATCGTCGCCGCCATCGAGGCGAACAAGGCCGTCGTCCCGGTCACCCCGGAGGCGGCCATCGGGTACCGCGTGTACCGCTTCTTCCCCGCACTCTCGCGCCTCGGCGCCCGTGGAAACATTTTCCGGTAGGAGGAACCCATGTCCAGTGAGAAGATCGTCGCCGTCGATCCCGGGCCGGTGGAGCTGCGCGCCCGCAACGTCGAGTTCGAATGGTCCCGATCGCCGCTGCACTGGCTGCCCGGGCACCCGTACGCGTCGCACACCGTGACCGCACTGAACCTGCTGCTGCCCGAGGGCGAGCGGTGGTTCGTGCGGACCTTCAACGAAGCACTCCCCCACGTCGACGACGAGAAGCTGGCCGAGGCCATGCGCGGCTTCATCGGCCAGGAGGCCGTCCACGCCGAGTCCCACGACAAGGTCCTTTGGGAGTACCTCGTCGGCCATGGCATCGATCCCCGGCCGTTCCAGAAGCAGATGGAATGGGTGTTCCGGAAACTGCTGGGCCCCAAGGAATCCGGATCTCCGGAGGCGGTGCGCAAGCACCTCGTGGAACGCCTGTGGCTGATCGCGGCGATCGAGCACTACACCGCCGAGCTCGGCGACTTCGCGCTCAACAGCCGCTGGGCGCAGGCCGGCGGCGACCCCGAGATCGTCGACCTGTTCTGCTGGCACACTGCCGAAGAGGTGGAGCACCGCGCGGTCGCCTATGACGTCGCCAACTACTTCGGCGACAGCTACCTGCGGCGGGCGCGCACCATGGGCCTGGTCCTCCCCGCCCTGATCTGGCTGATCTTCCGCGGCGTCAAGGACGTCACCCGGCAGGATCCGGCCACCGCCGGTTTCGGCTTCCTGCGCCGCCGACTCGAATACCAGCGGGGCGTGCGCGCCGGCCTGCTGCCGTCGCTGGTGGGCCTGACCTTCTCCACCGCCAAGTACTTCCGCCCCGGGTTCCACCCCGACGAGGTCGGCAGTACCGCCCAGGCCGTCGCCTACCTGGCGTCGTCGCCGGCCGCACGGAGGGCGGGGTGACCGCTATCAGCGAGCCCGAGCCCTTGAATCGCACCCCGCCGAGTCTGACCGGACGGTTCCGCCGGGACCCGCTCCTGTTGTTGGCCACCGGCATCGCGAAGGCCTGGTGGCCGGTGTGGGGCACAGTCACCCGGCTGCCGGCGACCTCGGCGGACAGCGGCGTGTTTCCCGTGCGCGTTGTCGGGCGCGAACAGGTCGCACTCGACGAGAACGTCATCGCCCTGACCTTCGCCGCCGAAGATGGCGGGTTGCTGCCGCGCTGGTACGCGGGGGCCCACCTGGACCTGCTGTTGCCGTCGGGGCGGATCCGCCAGTACTCGTTGTGCGGCGACCCGGCCGACCAGTCGGCCTACCGCATTGCCGTGCGCCGCATCCCCGACGGCGGGGGCGGGTCGGTCGAGGTGCACGACGAGATCTCCGTCGGCGACACCCTGTCGGTGATGGGCCCGCGCAACGCGTTCCCCCTGGCACTGCCCGGGGTGGCCGACGGAACCGACCCTGCGGCTGCGCATCTGCGGTTCATCGCCGGCGGTATCGGCATCACGCCGATCCTTCCGATGCTCTCGCACGCGCAACGCCTCGGTTACGACTGGTCGATGATCTACACCGGGCGCAGCCGCGAATCGATTCCGTTCCTCGACGAGCTGACCCGCTATGGCGACCGGATCACCATCCGCACCGACGACGAGCACGGATTGCCCGGTGTCGACGACCTCGTCGGCCCCCTCGACGGCGATCGCCCGATCGCGCTCTACTGCTGCGGTCCGGTCCCGATGATCGATCTGTTACGCGCCCACCTCGACGGCCGCCGCGACCTCGAACTGCACTACGAGCGGTTCTCGCCGCCGCCCGTCGTCGGCGGGTCGGAGTTCACCGTGAACCTGGCCCGCAGCGGGACCTCGACCACCGTGGCCGCCGACGAGAGCCTCCTCGCCGCACTGCGCCGCGTGTATCCGGGAGTCCCGTACTCCTGCCAGCAGGGGTTCTGCGGCACGTGTCGGCTGCAGGTCCTCGACGGCGAGCCCGAGCACCGCGACAGCCTCCTCTCGGATGCCGAGCGAGCCGGCGGAGACATCCTGACCTGCGTGTCCCGTTGTGCGGGAGATCACCTAACGCTCGATCTCTGACCGCCGCGCACGGCCCGGGTGAGAGAATCTCGCCATGACCGAGTACCGCATCGACGACTTGGCCCGGGAAGCCGGGACGACGACGCGCAACGTTCGCGGCTACCAAGACCGCGGTCTGCTCCCGCGTCCGATCCGCCGCGGCCGGATCGCCATCTACAGCGATGTCCACCTCGAGCGGCTGCGCGTGATCAACAACCTGCTCCGCCGCGGCTTCACCACCCGCCATATCGCCGAATTCTTCACCGGGATGCAGCGTGGCGACGGTCTGGCCGACGTCTTGGGCCTGGAGGATGCCGTTTCGGTCCCCTGGTCGTCGACCCACACGTCGACGATGACCGCGATCGAGCTGAAAGAACTCCTCCACACGGCCAATCCGCGCCATCTTGCGCGGCTGGCCGAGTTCGGCCTGATCGCCGAGGACACCGACACTTCCGGTGCCTCGCGCAAGCCTCGCCGCTACCGGGTACTCGACACCGACACCATCGAGTCCTACAGCCGACTCGTGAAGCTGGGCATCTCCCTGGACAACATCCTCGACGCCCATGCCCGTCTGGCCGACGAGCTGTCCGGGGTGGCCGGCACCCTGATCACCGCCGGGCGGCGCGTCATCACCGACCAGCACCATGACGGCTGGATTCCCAGCACCGACGACGAGTCGGTCTGGGCCGCCGAACTCATCACCGAGCTCCGCAAGGCGGGCATGGTGACGGTCCACAACATCCTCAACCGCGAGCTGGACCGCAGCATGTCCAACCAACTCGCCGACTACCTCGGGGATGCGGCGACCGGCGACGACTGATCGGTGCGCGGGGGGCCGTTTTCGCTATGAAGTTCTCAAGGTACGTGCGCAGTCCCTTCGGGGGCTGCTCTCATCGGGCCGCAATTAGGCGGCGGCGTGGTCGGCGAGGGTGAGGCTGCGTCGGTTGTGGCAGCGGATCGGTTCACCTCCTTCCGGCGGCTGGAACCACGGGTGGCCGTCGAACCCGATGCGGACCTTCCAGCCCTTGCCGTGGATATAGGTGTGGTGATGCAGCGAACAGAGCAGGACGGTGTTTTTGAGGTTTGTCTCGCCGCCGTCGGCCCAGTGCTGAATATGGTGGCCTTCACAGCAGGCTGGTGGTCTGCCGCAGCCGGGGAATTGGCAGCCACCGTCGCGGGCTTCGAGTGCTTTGCGCAGGGTGCCGGTGACGAAGCGTTGGGTGCGTTTGGCGTCCAGCGGCACCGAGTCCGCGGTGATCAACGCGGTGACTTCAGCACTGCCGCAGGCGATCTCACGTGCGGTCTCGGCTGAGACCGAGCCGGTGAATCCCAGCCGTGCGACTCGCGAATCTCCTTCACCACCGCTACCGACCAGGACAGGCAAGGGCACGGTCATGGTGATGTGCGGGACGACCCCGCCGACGGTCGGACGATTCCGTGATGCCAGGTATGCGGTGATCACGCTGACCAGGGCATCGGCGGTGCGTTGGGCCCTGGGACGCGGATCCGGGGAGCCATCAGGCGCTGGGATCGGCTTCGCGAGCGCATCCAGCGCGGTGTGGAGTTTCTCCCCGGACAGCTGATCCAGATCGGCCTCCAGGGTCACACGCCCCTCGTCGGTCCGGGTGATCGATGCCTGGTTCAACGACGGATTGTCCGCCGGCGGAGTGGATGGCGGATCCAGCGGCACCAACTCGTGGCCGAGTTCGCGGGCCTTCTCCATGACTTGGGCGGGTTGATCGATCCGGGCGTGCGCCAACAATGTGGTCGCGGTCTTGTCCCGCACGTCGTCGAAACCATCGGCCCCCATGCGGGTGGCGATGTGGTCGAGACCGCGGATGACCGCATCGGCATGGTCAACGGTGAGGTCGCCGTCGCGGACCTCGCGGACCAGGTTCGGCAGATCATCCAAGTGCTGGGCCAACCGGGCCACCCGGTTGACGGCGGCCGGCGCCAACGGCAGCTCCCGCAACAAGTCCCGCCCGTTCTTCAACCGGTGCCGAACCGGGATACCGACGGCTTCAGCCCGCGCCGTCGCAGCAGCCAACAGATAGGAGGCGATGTTGCCCATCCGCACCGCGGTGACCATCACCCCCAACAGAGCCTTGTCGTCGGCGATCGCTTCCGCGGAGGCCAACAACGCACCCAAACCGGTGCCAGATTCGACCGCCGTCGGCGCCAAATCATCGGCCAGGTCGGTGACGAATGTGGCGAGTTCGTCGTGGTTCATGTGACCCCCAAGGTCCGGGTTCGCATCATATTGTGCGGACTCGGATTAGAAACTCTGTGCTGTTCCGCTTCTATCTATACACCCAATCTACAACGGAGGTCTGACAACCGTCAGATAGCCCGTTGACCTGGGTTGATTCGCCACAGAGCGCCACCCATTGACCATCGGCATCGCCGATGTACAGGGGAAAAAGGCTCAGGGTAGGGGGATCGGCGGGAGGCCGGGAATCGGATTGGGCAGGAACCGCCCCCGTTGCTTCGGCTGCGGCGCACTGCGGTTGTTGGCCGGTTGCGGTGCGGCGGTGTTCTTAGGCGTCACGTACAACTCGACCGGCTTGGCGATGTCCTTCAGCGCGGCCCGGTCGATCGCGGGCACATTCGTCGTCACCGGCACCACGCTCGTCGGAGGCGCCGACGCCTGCGGCGCCGGAGTGCTGTTGCGGTCGACGACCACCACGCCGAGCAAACCGCCGACGATGAGAACCCCCGCCGCCGCGGCGCCGATGGCGACCACCCGGCGGCGGTTGGGCGTGGGATGCGCAGCGGGGCCGGGCTCGTCGTCGACGACGTCCTCGACCGCCGCATACTCCTCGGTGGGGTCGTCGACGAGAGGCTCCACCTGCTCGGAGACGGCCACCGGATCGGCCTCGGTGTACACCGCCAACAGCTCGGAAGAATGCTGCTGAGCAGGGCTGATGTTGACCGCCGGGAGGGTCCAGGCGTCGGTGCGGTCCGATATCGGGCGGACCGCGGGTCGCTCGCCGCGCGGTTTGCGGTGCTTGGGCACCGCGTTTTCCTCGGCGAGGACCTGATCCGGCGCGATGGCCGCGAGATCGTCACGGGTGACCAGGAAGAGCGCGACGTGATTCTCACCCATCAGGAACACCGACGACGTGAACCGCAGCCGACG
This genomic interval carries:
- a CDS encoding pyridoxal phosphate-dependent aminotransferase — translated: MSRPHVSHLNQNLKPLEQSDKLKNVCYEIRGPVVAHAARLEAEGHRILKLNIGNPALFGFEAPDVIMRDMIHALPYSQGYSESVGVLSARRAIVTRYEVIEEFPYFDVNDVLLGNGVSELITMTMQALLNDGDEVLIPSPDYPLWTAMTTLSGGKPVYYRCDESNGWQPDIADLESKITDRTKALLIINPNNPTGAVYSREVLEQIADVARRHSLLLLADEIYDKILYDDAEHTSIASLAPDLLCLTFNGLSKAYRVCGYRAGWVVITGPKDHAQGFIEGLHVLSSTRLCSNVPGQHAIQVALGGYQSIDALCAPGGRLHEQRNVTWEKLNEIPGVSCVKPRGALYAFPRLDPEVHEIHNDEQFVQDLLLQEKILVVQGSGFNLDDNNHFRIVTLPWAQDLSEAIERIGNFLSSYRQ
- a CDS encoding SDR family oxidoreductase; the protein is MAQWRKRIVRNGDIELAAFELGGPGNPPVVLVHGWPDTHHLWTHVAQDLAADHFVVAYDTRGYGESSAPAGNDPYRLDELAQDLFAVVDAAAGDRKAHLIAHDWGSLQAWEAVTTPGAEDKIASYTSISGPNLDYLSQWARKVLSRPTPGNLRDGISQILSSSYIGFFHLPVVSNLFFGAVGRPAVWRWFLSTVEGTDKSDVVLGDSFTADTISGLRYYRANVRQKLAKPDPRDTAVPILEIVNERDIALRPAIFSDTAQHAPRLWRRTSQTGHWLPFTNPGYLAETAREFIAAIEGSDTAARTLDRARVDGAGPRPPLAGKLAVITGGGSGIGRETAYALADRGAEIVIADLDIDGATETATELKARGATAHVYPLDVADTAAFAAFADTVRTAHGVADIVVNNAGIAIGGSALDATDEQVDKVVDVNLRGVMTGSREFGRQLVHRGTGGHIVNIASAAAFTPQRSLGVYAATKAGVLLFSESLRAELAEHRIGVTAICPGIVDTNIVSRTPLAGFADEAAEAAQRDRLVKAYQRRGYTPDRVAAQIVAAIEANKAVVPVTPEAAIGYRVYRFFPALSRLGARGNIFR
- a CDS encoding metal-dependent hydrolase, with protein sequence MSSEKIVAVDPGPVELRARNVEFEWSRSPLHWLPGHPYASHTVTALNLLLPEGERWFVRTFNEALPHVDDEKLAEAMRGFIGQEAVHAESHDKVLWEYLVGHGIDPRPFQKQMEWVFRKLLGPKESGSPEAVRKHLVERLWLIAAIEHYTAELGDFALNSRWAQAGGDPEIVDLFCWHTAEEVEHRAVAYDVANYFGDSYLRRARTMGLVLPALIWLIFRGVKDVTRQDPATAGFGFLRRRLEYQRGVRAGLLPSLVGLTFSTAKYFRPGFHPDEVGSTAQAVAYLASSPAARRAG
- a CDS encoding PDR/VanB family oxidoreductase, yielding MTAISEPEPLNRTPPSLTGRFRRDPLLLLATGIAKAWWPVWGTVTRLPATSADSGVFPVRVVGREQVALDENVIALTFAAEDGGLLPRWYAGAHLDLLLPSGRIRQYSLCGDPADQSAYRIAVRRIPDGGGGSVEVHDEISVGDTLSVMGPRNAFPLALPGVADGTDPAAAHLRFIAGGIGITPILPMLSHAQRLGYDWSMIYTGRSRESIPFLDELTRYGDRITIRTDDEHGLPGVDDLVGPLDGDRPIALYCCGPVPMIDLLRAHLDGRRDLELHYERFSPPPVVGGSEFTVNLARSGTSTTVAADESLLAALRRVYPGVPYSCQQGFCGTCRLQVLDGEPEHRDSLLSDAERAGGDILTCVSRCAGDHLTLDL
- a CDS encoding MerR family transcriptional regulator is translated as MTEYRIDDLAREAGTTTRNVRGYQDRGLLPRPIRRGRIAIYSDVHLERLRVINNLLRRGFTTRHIAEFFTGMQRGDGLADVLGLEDAVSVPWSSTHTSTMTAIELKELLHTANPRHLARLAEFGLIAEDTDTSGASRKPRRYRVLDTDTIESYSRLVKLGISLDNILDAHARLADELSGVAGTLITAGRRVITDQHHDGWIPSTDDESVWAAELITELRKAGMVTVHNILNRELDRSMSNQLADYLGDAATGDD
- a CDS encoding HNH endonuclease signature motif containing protein, encoding MNHDELATFVTDLADDLAPTAVESGTGLGALLASAEAIADDKALLGVMVTAVRMGNIASYLLAAATARAEAVGIPVRHRLKNGRDLLRELPLAPAAVNRVARLAQHLDDLPNLVREVRDGDLTVDHADAVIRGLDHIATRMGADGFDDVRDKTATTLLAHARIDQPAQVMEKARELGHELVPLDPPSTPPADNPSLNQASITRTDEGRVTLEADLDQLSGEKLHTALDALAKPIPAPDGSPDPRPRAQRTADALVSVITAYLASRNRPTVGGVVPHITMTVPLPVLVGSGGEGDSRVARLGFTGSVSAETAREIACGSAEVTALITADSVPLDAKRTQRFVTGTLRKALEARDGGCQFPGCGRPPACCEGHHIQHWADGGETNLKNTVLLCSLHHHTYIHGKGWKVRIGFDGHPWFQPPEGGEPIRCHNRRSLTLADHAAA